From Microbacterium rhizosphaerae:
CGACCTCGACGACACCCTCGCCCCCAGCAAAGCCGCGATCGACCCTCGCATCGGCGACCTGCTCGTCGCGCTCGCGGGGCGCGTCGACGTCGCCGTGATCTCCGGCGGCCAGCTCCAGCAGTTCCGCAGCCAGGTGGTCGACAGGCTGCCGGAGGCCGACGCATCCACGCTCTCGAAGATCCACCTGCTGCCCACGTGCGGCACGCAGTACTACCGCATCCGCCCCGACGGCATCGAGACCGTGTACGCGCACGCGCTCACCGAGGAGGAGAAGAGCGCGGCGCTCACCGCTGTCGAGGAGGAGGCCAAGCGCCTCGGCTTCTGGGAGACCAAGACGTGGGGGCCGATCCTCGAGGACCGCGGATCGCAGATCACCTTCTCGGCGCTCGGCCAGCATGCGCCGATCGAGGCGAAGTCCACGTGGGATCCGACCGGCGCCAAGAAGAACGAGCTGCGTGCGGCGGTCGCCGCACGACTCCCCGAGCTCGAGGTGCGCTCCGGCGGATCGACCTCGGTCGACATCACCCACCGCGGCATCGACAAGGCGTACGGGATGCGTCAGCTGGCCGATGCGACCGGCATCCCCCTCGAGGAGATGCTGTTCGTCGGCGATCGGCTCGACCCGGATGGCAACGACTACCCCGTGCTCGCCCTCGGCGTGCCGTGCCAGGCCGTGCGGGGCTGGGAGGACACCGCCCTGTTCCTCGAAGGACTCATCCCGACCCTCTGAGCGGATGGTGCGCCCGCTCACCTGTCACGAACACAGGCTCCACCCATCGAACGTGACAGGCGAGCAGACCCATGCCCGCTCACCTGTCACGAACACAAGCTCCACCCCATCGAACGTGACAGGCGAGCAGACCCCATGCCCGCTCACCTGTCACGAACACAAGCTCCACCCCATCGAACGTGACAGGCGAGCAAACCCACGCCCGCTCACCTGTCACGAACACAGGCTCCACCCCCTCGAACGTGACAGGCGAGCAGACCCCATCCCCGCTCACCTGTCACGAACACAGGCTCTACCCCATCGCACGCGACAGGCGAGCAGACCCCGCGCGGAGGTCGACTCAGCGCGTGGCGACGGGCTTCGCGGCCGAGGCGGCCGGACTCACCGGCACGAGGCGCGTGAGCTGCGTGACGTGGCGCGGCTCCAGCTCGGCGAGCGATGAGACGCCGAGCAGGCGCATCGTGCGGACGATCTCGCTGCGCAGGATCTCGATCGTGCGATCGACGCCCGCGCGCCCGCCTGCCATGAGCCCGTAGAGGTAGGCGCGGCCGATCAGGGTGAACTTCGCGCCGAGGGCGATGGATGCGACGATGTCGGCGCCGTTCATGATGCCGGTGTCGACCATGACCGTGGCGTCCCGGCCCACCTCGCGCACGACCTCCGGCAGCAGGTGGAACGGGATCGGGGCGCGGTCGAGCTGGCGTCCACCGTGGTTCGACAGCACGATGCCGTCGACGCCGAGGTCGACCAGGCGCTTCGAGTCGGTGACGTTCTGCACGCCCTTGACCACGATCTTGCCGGGCCACAGCTCGCGGATGATCGCGAGGTCGTCGTAGCTGATCGTGGGGTCCATCGCCGCATCCAGCAGCTCGCCCACGGTGCCGCCCGTCGTCGACAGCGACGCGAACTCGAGCTTGGGCGTCGTGAGGAAGTCGATCCACCACCACGGCCGCGGGAGTGCGTTCACGATCGTGCCGAGCGAGAGCTGCGGCGGGATCGAGAAGCCGTTGCGCTTGTCGCGCAGGCGCGCACCGGCGACCGGGGTGTCGACGGTGAACATGAGGGTGTCGAAGCCCGCGGCGGCGGCGCGCCGCGCGAGGCCGTACGAGATCTCGCGGTCGCGCATGACATACAGCTGGAACCAGTTGCGCCCGGGAACCGCCCCCTGCGGCTCTCGAAGGGTCGCCGCCTTCACATCCTCGATGGACGTCGTGCCGAGTGTCGAGAGAGTGAACGGGATGCCGGCCGCCGCCGCCGCCCCCGCCCCCGCGATCTCACCCTCCGTCTGCATGAGACGCGTGAACCCGGTCGGCGCGATGCCGAACGGCAGGGCGGACGGACCGCCGAGGATCTCGACGGAGGTGTCGACGTCGACCGCGGGCCGCAGGATGTCGGGGTGGAACTCGATGTCGCGGAACGCCTGGCGCGCGCGGGCGAGCGAGAGCTCGCCCTCTGCAGCGCCGTCGGTGTAGTCGAACGCGGCCTTGGGCGTGCGGCGCTGGGCGATGGTCCGCAGGTCGTCGATCGTGAGGGCCGAGCTGAGGCGGCGCCTCTTGCCGTTCAGGTCGATCTTCTTGAACTGCATCAGCTCGAGCAGCTCGGCGGGATTCGGAAGCTGGCGGGTGACCATGGCGGGGCCTTTCATGCGGGGAGTTCGGTGGGCGGTGCAGGGGCGGCCGAGAGGCCGGTCTGCGCGTAGTAGCCCGTGATGTGTTGGTGGACGAGACGGCGGGCGGATGCGGCATCCCTCCG
This genomic window contains:
- a CDS encoding HAD-IIB family hydrolase, whose product is MPRLVAFDLDDTLAPSKAAIDPRIGDLLVALAGRVDVAVISGGQLQQFRSQVVDRLPEADASTLSKIHLLPTCGTQYYRIRPDGIETVYAHALTEEEKSAALTAVEEEAKRLGFWETKTWGPILEDRGSQITFSALGQHAPIEAKSTWDPTGAKKNELRAAVAARLPELEVRSGGSTSVDITHRGIDKAYGMRQLADATGIPLEEMLFVGDRLDPDGNDYPVLALGVPCQAVRGWEDTALFLEGLIPTL
- a CDS encoding alpha-hydroxy acid oxidase, encoding MVTRQLPNPAELLELMQFKKIDLNGKRRRLSSALTIDDLRTIAQRRTPKAAFDYTDGAAEGELSLARARQAFRDIEFHPDILRPAVDVDTSVEILGGPSALPFGIAPTGFTRLMQTEGEIAGAGAAAAAGIPFTLSTLGTTSIEDVKAATLREPQGAVPGRNWFQLYVMRDREISYGLARRAAAAGFDTLMFTVDTPVAGARLRDKRNGFSIPPQLSLGTIVNALPRPWWWIDFLTTPKLEFASLSTTGGTVGELLDAAMDPTISYDDLAIIRELWPGKIVVKGVQNVTDSKRLVDLGVDGIVLSNHGGRQLDRAPIPFHLLPEVVREVGRDATVMVDTGIMNGADIVASIALGAKFTLIGRAYLYGLMAGGRAGVDRTIEILRSEIVRTMRLLGVSSLAELEPRHVTQLTRLVPVSPAASAAKPVATR